A region of Bradyrhizobium sp. SZCCHNS1050 DNA encodes the following proteins:
- the rbbA gene encoding ribosome-associated ATPase/putative transporter RbbA, with product MIGDASPVAMVRNVSQRYRGVIALDNVSIDIPAGRVVGLIGPDGVGKSSLLSILAGARAIQDGQARVLGADMADRRARTQVCPRIAYMPQGLGKNLYPDLSVRENIAFFARLFGQSRSERDWRIAELMEATALSDFADRPAKKLSGGMKQKLGLCCSLIHDPDLLILDEPTTGVDPLSRRQFWDLIDRLRARSAAGMSVIVATAYMEEAERFDWLIAMNDGRILATGTPTELKAQTHAASIEDAFVALLPDRPARDRAEMPAKSELDGSHETVIVARDLTCRFGDFTAVDGVNFQIRKGEIFGFVGSNGCGKTTTMKMLTGLLPPSAGEALIFGRSMEAGNHESRSRVGYMSQAFSLYGELTVRQNLVLHARLFHLPLAAAGKRIAELVERCDLTDHIDSLAADLPLGIRQRLSLAVAIVHGPDLLILDEPTSGVDPVARNQFWRLLIELSRQDEMTIFVSTHFMNEAARCDRLSLMHEGRVLATDTPDGLIRAKGAQTLEQAFIAFLEQDAGVADPPVTLTQARPYPRPADRPRDEQRQAAVSPRRLLAYTIREGLELIRDPIRLMFALFGTAFLMIVIGFGISTDVNNLTFAALDRDQSPESRAYLSELRGSRYFVERPPLANYAELERRMKSGDIKASIEIPPNFGVDIKRGRPAFVSAWIDGAMPFRAETIRGYLEGTHQLYLSDPAVKTTQPLPASPVNVEIRFKYNQSFDSIYAMAPSTIALLLALFPAILMALAVVREKELGSITNLYVTPVTRLEFLLGKQLPYIAVALVNFALMYVMAMVLFRVPLKGAFLPLMVGTLVYVVTTTGFGMLISTFCRTQIAALFGTAILTVLPATQFSGMLVPVSSLSGVAKLIGMVFPMTYYRPIAVGTFTKGLGFADVGADILILLIFIPVLTGFSLAMLPKQEA from the coding sequence ATGATCGGCGATGCGTCTCCGGTCGCGATGGTCAGGAACGTCTCGCAGCGCTATCGCGGCGTGATCGCGCTCGACAACGTCTCGATCGACATTCCCGCCGGCCGCGTGGTCGGGCTCATCGGTCCCGATGGCGTCGGCAAGTCGTCGCTGCTGTCGATCCTGGCCGGCGCGCGCGCGATCCAGGACGGGCAGGCGCGCGTGCTCGGGGCCGACATGGCGGACCGGCGCGCCCGCACGCAGGTGTGTCCGCGGATCGCCTACATGCCGCAGGGTCTCGGCAAGAATCTCTATCCCGATCTCAGCGTGCGCGAGAACATCGCGTTCTTTGCCCGGCTGTTCGGCCAGTCGAGGTCCGAGCGCGACTGGCGCATCGCCGAGCTGATGGAGGCGACGGCGCTGTCCGATTTCGCCGACCGGCCGGCAAAAAAGCTGTCCGGCGGCATGAAGCAGAAGCTCGGCCTGTGCTGCTCGCTGATCCATGATCCCGATCTGCTCATCCTCGACGAGCCGACCACCGGCGTCGATCCGCTGTCGCGCCGGCAGTTCTGGGACCTGATCGACCGTCTGCGCGCGCGCAGCGCGGCGGGCATGAGCGTCATCGTCGCCACCGCCTATATGGAGGAGGCGGAGCGTTTCGACTGGCTGATCGCGATGAACGACGGGCGCATCCTCGCGACCGGCACGCCGACGGAGCTCAAGGCGCAGACCCACGCGGCGTCGATCGAGGACGCGTTCGTCGCGCTGCTGCCCGACCGGCCGGCGCGCGACCGCGCCGAGATGCCGGCCAAGTCCGAGCTCGACGGCAGCCACGAGACCGTGATCGTCGCGCGCGACCTGACCTGCCGCTTCGGTGATTTCACCGCGGTCGACGGCGTGAACTTCCAGATCCGCAAGGGCGAGATCTTCGGCTTCGTCGGCTCCAACGGCTGCGGTAAGACCACGACGATGAAGATGCTGACGGGGCTGCTGCCTCCTAGCGCCGGCGAGGCGCTGATCTTCGGCCGCTCCATGGAGGCCGGCAATCATGAATCGCGCAGCCGCGTCGGCTACATGTCGCAGGCGTTCTCGCTGTATGGCGAGCTCACCGTGCGGCAGAACCTGGTGCTGCATGCGCGGCTGTTCCATCTGCCGCTGGCCGCTGCCGGGAAGCGGATTGCCGAACTGGTCGAGCGCTGCGACCTCACCGACCATATCGACAGCCTCGCGGCCGATCTTCCCCTCGGCATCCGCCAGCGCCTGTCGCTCGCGGTGGCGATCGTCCACGGACCCGATCTGCTGATCCTGGACGAGCCGACGTCGGGCGTCGATCCGGTCGCGCGCAATCAGTTCTGGCGCCTGCTGATCGAACTTTCGCGTCAAGATGAGATGACGATCTTCGTCTCGACGCATTTCATGAACGAGGCGGCGCGTTGCGACCGGCTGTCGCTGATGCATGAGGGGCGGGTGCTGGCGACCGACACGCCGGACGGCCTGATCCGCGCCAAGGGCGCGCAGACGCTGGAGCAGGCGTTCATCGCCTTCCTCGAGCAGGATGCCGGCGTCGCCGATCCGCCGGTCACGCTGACCCAGGCGCGACCCTATCCACGCCCCGCCGATCGGCCGCGGGACGAGCAACGGCAGGCCGCCGTCAGCCCGCGGCGGCTGCTCGCCTATACGATCCGCGAAGGTCTCGAGCTGATCCGTGACCCGATCCGGCTGATGTTCGCGCTGTTCGGAACGGCGTTCCTGATGATCGTGATCGGCTTCGGCATCTCCACGGACGTCAACAACCTGACCTTCGCCGCGCTCGACCGCGATCAGTCGCCGGAGAGTCGCGCCTATCTGTCGGAGCTCAGAGGCTCGCGCTATTTCGTCGAAAGGCCACCGCTCGCCAACTATGCCGAGCTCGAACGGCGGATGAAGAGCGGCGACATCAAGGCCTCGATCGAGATCCCGCCGAACTTCGGTGTCGACATCAAGCGCGGCCGGCCGGCCTTCGTGTCGGCCTGGATCGACGGCGCGATGCCGTTCCGCGCCGAGACCATCCGAGGCTACCTCGAAGGCACGCATCAGCTCTATCTCTCCGATCCCGCCGTCAAGACGACGCAGCCGTTGCCGGCCTCGCCGGTCAATGTCGAGATCAGGTTCAAGTACAACCAGTCCTTCGACAGCATCTACGCGATGGCCCCGAGCACGATCGCACTGCTGCTCGCGCTGTTTCCGGCCATCCTGATGGCGCTCGCGGTCGTGCGCGAGAAGGAGCTGGGGTCGATCACCAATCTCTATGTCACGCCGGTGACGCGGCTCGAATTCCTGCTTGGCAAGCAGCTGCCTTACATCGCCGTCGCGCTGGTGAATTTCGCGTTGATGTACGTGATGGCGATGGTCCTGTTCCGAGTCCCGCTCAAGGGCGCCTTTCTGCCGCTGATGGTCGGCACCTTGGTCTACGTCGTCACCACGACCGGCTTCGGCATGCTGATCTCGACCTTCTGCCGCACCCAGATCGCGGCCCTGTTCGGGACCGCGATCCTGACCGTGCTGCCGGCCACGCAATTCTCGGGCATGCTGGTCCCGGTGTCGTCGCTGTCCGGCGTGGCCAAGCTGATCGGCATGGTCTTCCCGATGACGTACTACCGCCCGATCGCGGTCGGCACCTTCACCAAGGGGCTGGGCTTTGCCGATGTCGGCGCCGACATCCTGATCCTTTTGATCTTCATTCCCGTCCTGACCGGGTTCAGCCTGGCGATGCTGCCGAAGCAGGAGGCGTGA
- a CDS encoding di-trans,poly-cis-decaprenylcistransferase, whose protein sequence is MQSSLQPKSPAVVDGLHVGIIMDGNGRWATRKGLSRLRGHEAGVEAIRRVVEAAPDQGIGTLTLYAFSSDNWRRPRAEVAALMALLRVYLASEVESLVRNGVRLTVIGRRDRLPGGIADAIGRAEAATRDGSTLHLRIAVDYSARDAILEAAAKAREIDGLTRAAFSDLVTGEAGLRDVDLIIRTSGEQRLSDFLLWEGAYAELHFTQRMWPDFDAADLAQALASFRGRERRFGGLEAVPLAPAPVA, encoded by the coding sequence ATGCAAAGTAGTCTGCAACCTAAATCGCCTGCTGTGGTGGATGGCCTGCATGTCGGCATCATCATGGACGGGAACGGCCGCTGGGCGACGCGCAAGGGCCTGTCGCGGCTGCGCGGGCACGAGGCGGGGGTCGAGGCGATCCGGCGCGTCGTCGAAGCCGCGCCCGACCAGGGCATTGGGACGCTGACGCTGTATGCGTTCTCCAGCGACAATTGGCGACGCCCGCGTGCCGAGGTCGCCGCCTTGATGGCGCTGTTGCGGGTCTATCTCGCCAGCGAGGTGGAGTCGCTGGTACGCAACGGCGTCCGCCTCACCGTGATCGGCCGTCGCGACCGGCTGCCCGGCGGCATCGCCGACGCGATCGGCCGGGCCGAAGCGGCAACCCGCGACGGCAGCACCCTGCATCTGCGCATCGCGGTCGACTATTCGGCGCGCGACGCGATCCTCGAGGCCGCGGCGAAGGCCCGCGAAATCGACGGCCTGACGCGTGCGGCGTTCTCCGACCTCGTGACCGGCGAAGCCGGCTTGCGCGACGTCGATCTGATCATCCGCACCTCCGGCGAGCAGCGGCTGTCCGATTTCCTGCTCTGGGAAGGCGCCTATGCCGAGCTGCATTTCACCCAGCGGATGTGGCCCGATTTCGATGCAGCAGATCTCGCGCAGGCGCTCGCCTCGTTCCGCGGCCGCGAGCGCCGCTTCGGAGGACTCGAGGCGGTGCCGCTGGCGCCGGCACCGGTCGCCTGA
- a CDS encoding transcriptional regulator produces the protein MSKTDGSAPFSYDGLDRVIHEKARLGLLTSLMAHPKGLAFADLKQLCGLTDGNLSRHLQVLQEAGLVEVTKGYEGNRPHTTCRLTKAGRRRFLDYLAVLERLVRDAAAAAGKEHTPSSVGLIPGRI, from the coding sequence ATGTCGAAGACTGACGGCAGCGCGCCGTTCTCCTATGACGGCCTCGATCGCGTCATCCACGAGAAGGCACGGCTCGGCCTGCTCACCTCGCTGATGGCGCACCCGAAGGGTCTCGCTTTTGCCGACCTCAAGCAGCTCTGCGGGCTGACGGACGGCAATCTGTCCCGCCATCTGCAGGTGTTGCAGGAAGCCGGTCTCGTCGAGGTCACCAAGGGCTATGAGGGCAATCGCCCACATACCACCTGCCGGCTGACCAAGGCGGGACGCCGCCGCTTCCTCGATTATCTCGCCGTGCTCGAGCGCCTCGTCCGCGACGCCGCGGCGGCTGCCGGCAAGGAACATACGCCATCGTCGGTCGGCCTGATCCCGGGCCGCATCTGA
- a CDS encoding HlyD family secretion protein — MNQQESELVSDIRPVRDTHAAPGAVVPSSAVSVPVSHQPRRRWALWPFLLLVLAVGAAGGGGYVWWQRLHPPLPVGISVSNGRIEADEIDIATKYAGRVAELRADIGDRVEAGQIVARMDTKELQQSLSKAQAQAEQAQHVVDQARANLAQLQAQKTLAEQEMERTRSLLQSGWTTRELADQRQQALDNATAGLAGAQARIFEAERGLEAVRHDVALYTVQIADNSLIAPKPGRIQYRLANVGEVLAAGGKVFTMLDIGYVYMDVFLPTEEVGKVKIGTEARIVLDAYPDRPIPAKVAFVASQAQFTPKTVETRSERDKLMFRIRVRVDPDRLAAHADAVRSGLPGVAYVRWNPDVAWPARLQVSP, encoded by the coding sequence ATGAATCAGCAGGAATCCGAGCTTGTCAGTGACATCCGGCCTGTTCGGGATACGCATGCTGCGCCCGGCGCTGTCGTTCCCTCGTCGGCGGTGTCTGTTCCCGTGTCCCATCAGCCGCGGCGCAGGTGGGCGTTGTGGCCGTTTCTGCTGCTCGTGCTCGCCGTCGGGGCGGCCGGTGGTGGCGGCTACGTCTGGTGGCAGCGCCTGCATCCGCCGCTGCCGGTGGGCATCAGCGTCAGCAACGGCCGCATCGAGGCTGACGAGATCGACATCGCGACCAAATATGCCGGGCGCGTTGCCGAGCTGCGCGCCGATATCGGCGATCGCGTCGAGGCCGGGCAGATCGTGGCGCGGATGGACACGAAGGAGCTGCAGCAATCGCTGTCGAAGGCGCAAGCCCAGGCCGAGCAGGCGCAGCACGTCGTCGACCAGGCCCGTGCCAATCTCGCGCAACTGCAGGCGCAGAAGACGCTCGCCGAGCAGGAGATGGAGCGCACCCGCAGCCTGCTGCAGAGCGGCTGGACCACACGCGAGCTGGCCGATCAGCGCCAGCAGGCGCTCGACAATGCGACCGCCGGCCTTGCCGGCGCGCAGGCGCGGATTTTCGAAGCCGAACGCGGGCTCGAAGCGGTTCGTCACGACGTCGCGCTCTACACCGTTCAGATCGCCGACAATTCCTTGATCGCGCCGAAGCCCGGCCGCATTCAATATCGTCTCGCCAATGTCGGCGAAGTTCTCGCCGCCGGCGGCAAGGTCTTCACCATGCTGGACATCGGCTATGTCTACATGGACGTGTTCCTGCCGACCGAGGAGGTCGGCAAGGTCAAGATCGGCACCGAAGCGCGGATCGTGCTCGATGCCTATCCGGATCGTCCGATCCCGGCGAAAGTTGCGTTCGTGGCGAGCCAGGCGCAGTTCACGCCGAAGACGGTCGAGACCCGCAGCGAGCGTGACAAGCTGATGTTTCGCATCCGTGTACGCGTCGATCCGGATAGACTGGCTGCGCATGCCGATGCCGTGAGGAGCGGATTGCCGGGCGTGGCGTATGTCAGGTGGAATCCCGACGTCGCATGGCCGGCGCGTCTGCAAGTCTCGCCATGA